The sequence ATTTCAACATCTAAGTGGCACAAATATTTAGTGCAGATTAAGTAGGCACATGCACAACCCACCTGGAGGCTGGAGCATCAGCTAACTTTGGATATGAGGTAAATTGAGAAGGTAATAACAATTTAAATATAGCTAAGAGCATTTGGCCTTGCCTAAAGACTATCAAATATTTTCCCTCTTCGATACAGATCTAAGTAGTCACACATAAATGGCTTTGCTAAATGTTGGCATTTTATGAACTATTGGTgaatgaaaataaaataaaacaaataaaacaaaaactcaACTACTAATTAGTGAACACTATCAGTCAAAAGTTATCCCATGAGTCAAGCAGATTTTATCTGTACAACGCTATCATATAAAGTCATGACAAAAGCTGATGATATTTTGATAGATTATGCTTCAAGGGAGCTAACATGATTGATCTCACAGGACTTCAAGCAACAGAGAATTAACCATTTATTTAACAATTTATTCATCACACAGATAAACCACAAACAAAAGGACAAACCTTTTTATGAGAAACTATATATGCATAAATTAAGGAATAACGATACAAAGCTATGACAGATGGTTTCGTGATTTTAGAACTACCAATATTTTTCTAGGAATTCCACAGAATCAAACATGCACAAGTATTGCTACCAAAGAAACTAACTAGCTTCTACTATCCATCCCTTCAccaaagcgtgcatacaaacaGAGTGCTAGGCCTGCACCTGCTGCTTCATCTAGGTATTTGACCTTCAAATTTTTCCTGCAGGTTTATCTACTCAAATATAGCAACTAGTAAAAGTTTCGTAATTTTCCAAGTACcagaactatttatcatgagaTAGCACTATTAACCATGGATTTAAATCAAAACCAAAACTAGAGAGTTGTGATGGCTCCTAAACTTTTACCATATTGTTCATTTAGTATCTAAAGCATATTGgaaaatttttatttgaaaataccAAGTAGAGCATCAAAAGCAAAAATACGGCATTTATTACTAGCCTAGAACAAGATCTAATAAAAACCCATAGCTATATTTGTCAAaatgtcctcaaatttttatagtaatCTATTCATCTAAGGTGTAACACACTGTCCAAAAATCAGCTAAAGATCAAGGGTATaacttgagatacatacaaatGTGGATAAAACCAATATTTAATGTAGAGATAAAACTATTGgtcaaatgcaaaagtatatgtaacaaaagttgtagattttgttgcaaggattccagaacagttgagtttgtatttttctgatttttctacatttttctacaaattttcaaagtttgctgtttgAAATCCATGTATATTTTGCAAACTAGCCCCTGgaatttttgtttcttttaacaTGAGGTCCCTGGTCGgaccaggaacagaggagggattCCGGCGCTTTTTCCGGCGAGTAGAGTCACCGGAGGTGGGGGCTAGgttgggggaaatggagaggAGGTCGAGCCGCACCTGCGGGTGGTCTCGGGGCTCGCGGGGATGGCCggacggggctcgccggcgtgaagcaaggggcggcggcgggtctgttCACCGGCGGTGGCGTTCCGGCGGCCATGTGCGGAGGTGGCTGGGCTTGGGAGCTCCGTTGGGGCGAGGTGAAGCCGTTCCCGAAGTTGTTTTGGGCGGGGAGAGGGCGGAACGacgagctcgacggcgagctACGGACGGCGGCGATGCTgtgccgcggcggcgttccggagGCCCTGGGCGGCTGTGAGCGGGCTTGGGAGGACCAGTGAGGGCCAACGAAGCTCGCTAGAGGGTCGGTtttggggaagaaggggcgcagGAGGAGGCTCCACGGgagcagggcgacggcggccatggctcgcggtggcggcgacgagcCTGAGCAAGGGAAGGATGGGCTCGGCTCTGGAAGAGGCGAAACGGAGA comes from Panicum virgatum strain AP13 chromosome 4K, P.virgatum_v5, whole genome shotgun sequence and encodes:
- the LOC120704852 gene encoding proline-rich receptor-like protein kinase PERK1; the protein is MAAVALLPWSLLLRPFFPKTDPLASFVGPHWSSQARSQPPRASGTPPRHSIAAVRSSPSSSSFRPLPAQNNFGNGFTSPQRSSQAQPPPHMAAGTPPPVNRPAAAPCFTPASPVRPSPRAPRPPAEIVAKTSSINLVMKLGASEASRGRNL